In Achromobacter pestifer, the DNA window AACCCGCTGTTCTACACCGAGGACGTGCCGCGCTATCCCTTCGACCCCAAGAAGGCCGCCGCGCTGCTGGACGCCGCCGGCCTGCCGGTGAAGGACGGCAAGCGCTTCACCGTGAACCTGGTGGCCGCCGCCTGGTTCGAGGAAAACGCCAAGCTCGGCCAGTACCTGAAGCAGGCCTTGCAAGACGTGGGCATCGAGGTCAAGCTGGATTCGGTGGACCGCGCCACGGCGCTCAAGCGCATCTATGGCGACTACGACTACGACATCGCCGTCTCCAACTTCACCTCGCCGCTGGAACTGGTGCCCACCGTCACGCAGTTCTACACCACCGACGGCATCGTCAAGGGCGCCGCCTTCCGCAACGCCACCGGCTACTCAAATCCCGAGATGGACGCCCTGGTCGCAAAGCTGACCCAGGAAACCTCCCCGGACGCACGCCGGGCGCTGGCGCACCAGTTCGCCCGCCTGGCCTCCACCGACGTGCCCCACGTGCCACTGGTGGAGATCCAGTCGTTCACGCTAGCCGGCAAGAACGTGCGCAACTTCACCACCGGCGCCAACGTCCAGGGCGAAAGCCTGGCCGACGTCTGGCTGCAGGCCTGAGGCGCGCGCATGCCGATCCGACTGATCTTGCGCCGGCTGGCCCAGGCCGTGCCGCTGCTGCTGGGCGTGGTGGTGCTGAACTTTGCGCTCATCCAATCCGTGCCTGGCACCTTCCTGGACGTGATGACGGCCGAGCAGCAGGTCACCGATCCGGCGCTCATCGAGCGCCTGCGCGTGACCTACGGCATGGACCAGCCTCCCGCGGTGCAGCTGCTGAAGTACGTGGGCTCGGTAGCGCGCGGCGACCTGGGCTATTCCTACCGCCACAACCTGCCGGTGCTGGACGTGATCCTGGCGCACCTGCCGGCCACGCTGCTGCTCATGGGCGCCAGCCTGGCCATCGCGGTGCTGGTGGGCATGGCGGCGGGCATCGTCTCGGCTGTCAAGGTCAACACCTGGTGGGACAGCGCCGTATCGGTGTTCGCGGTGCTGTGCTTTGCCGCGCCCAGTTTCTGGCTGGGCATCATGCTCATCGTTCTTTTCTCGGTGAAGCTGGGCTGGTTTCCGGTCGGCGGCATGGTCACCATCGGCCTGTCCGGTGGCGCCTGGCGCCAGGCGCTGGACGTGCTGCATCACCTGGCGCTGCCGGCGCTGGCCCTGGGGCTGTTCTATTCCGCCGCCTATGCCCGCGTGATGCGCGCCTCGATGCTGGAGGTCAGCCGCATGGACTTCGTGCGCACCGCCTACGCCAAGGGCCTGACGCGCAGCGCCGTGGTCCTGCGCCATGTGTTGCGCAACGCCTTCCTGCCCATCGTCACGCTGCTGGGCCTGCAACTGGGCGCGGTGCTGGGCGG includes these proteins:
- a CDS encoding ABC transporter permease; protein product: MPIRLILRRLAQAVPLLLGVVVLNFALIQSVPGTFLDVMTAEQQVTDPALIERLRVTYGMDQPPAVQLLKYVGSVARGDLGYSYRHNLPVLDVILAHLPATLLLMGASLAIAVLVGMAAGIVSAVKVNTWWDSAVSVFAVLCFAAPSFWLGIMLIVLFSVKLGWFPVGGMVTIGLSGGAWRQALDVLHHLALPALALGLFYSAAYARVMRASMLEVSRMDFVRTAYAKGLTRSAVVLRHVLRNAFLPIVTLLGLQLGAVLGGSIVVEAVFSWPGIGAVLFDSVMSRNYPVVLGILVLSSFVVIIANIAVDLIYTRLDPRIKAA